Sequence from the Cuculus canorus isolate bCucCan1 chromosome 24, bCucCan1.pri, whole genome shotgun sequence genome:
ACTTTGGGGAAATCAGCATCGGGACCCCCCCTCAGAACTTCTTGGTGCTCTTCGACACCGGTTCCTCCAACCTGTGGGTGCCCTCCACCTACTGCCAGACGGCGGCTTGCAGTGAGTACCGTGCCCAGAGCCCCCCGAGAGGCTCAGCGTGGGGGAAATGAGGGTGCCAGATCAAACGCAATCCTAGCACACTGCTCCGGAATAGCTGCTCCCTGGGACCAGCTAGTGCCTTGCTGCGGAAACACAGAGCCCCCCGGGCTCTTCTGTGCCTTCTTAATCGCAGAATCgtggaatggcttgggttggaagggatataAATGCCCATGTGGCTCCaaccatgggcagggtcacctcccactggatcaggggctccaagccccatccaacctggcctggaacccctccagggatggggcagccaccactgctctgggcaacctgggccagggtctccccaccctcacagcaaaacatttcttcttaagatctcatctcaacctcccctctttcagctgagcACAGttcttcctcatcctgtccctgctctccctgatccagagcccctccccagctttcctggagccccttccagcactggaagctgctctaaggtttccctggagccttcccttctccagctgaccaaccccaactctctcagcctgtcctacgggaggtgttccagccctcggatcatctccatggcctccccTACGCTCACTCTAACAGCTCCACATCCCTCCTGTACTGAGGGCTCCTAACGGAGATGTCCAAATTGCCGTGGCCATCATGGGTTTTCCCAGAGCGTGAAGACCACAGTGCTTGTTCCTGACAGCCGGCATGTCCTGCTCCACTCAGAGCTCATCCGATGGAATGTGCTGCCAGCAGGAGAGTGATGGGGATTTAACTGCTGATGGCTTTGCTCACTCTGGGTGGCTGATGTGGTTGCGACCGCAACAGCTGTTCCAGAGGGATGCAGACAAAATCGTGATGCAAACACTGCCCCAGGGAAACAGCCCCTTCTGCTCTTCACAACTTATTCTCTGCTGTGGAAGCCGCTTTCCCAGGTGTATTCCCAGCAGAGTGGCCATCAGTGAAGTCCCACTGTGCCCAGGTGAATGCCTGCTCAGAtttgctctcttctctttcacacAGGCAACCACGCCACGTTCAATCCCAGCGCATCCTCGACCTTCAACTACAACGGCCAATCCTACACCCTCTCCTACGGCAGCGGAGCGCTCACGGTGGTGCTGGGCTACGACACCCTGACTGTGAGTGCACCCTGCATCCTCCTTGTTTTCCCAAGCGCTGTGTCCCCATTACAACTGGGCTGGAGGGGGTCTAGGGGACAACTTAAGGGCAGATCTGATGTCTCATGTAGCCAAGACTTGGGCAAACCAGGGCTTGAGATGAGCAGAACCAGTCTGAAGAGGTTATTGCTGCCGTCACTCACCGAGCTGgggttttactttcttttaaccCAATCCCTGCTCATTTTCCCAGCTGCCTGGTGATGTTTTCACCACCTATGATTTTGAAGTATGGTCCTTTGGGCTTCGAGAGCATCGGCCATCCCATTTGAGGGCTGCTCAGCTTTGCCTAAGCCCGCAGGCTGACCTGGtgtccccttcccctccagatCCAGAGCATCTCAGTCACCAACCAGGAGTTCGGGCTTAGCGAGAATGAGCCAACCCAGCCTTTCTACTACGCCGATTTTGATGGCATCCTGGGTATGGGCTACCCCGCTCTCGCAGCAGGAGGGACACCCACCGCTCTGCAGGGCATGCTGCAGCAGAACCAGCTCACCCAGCCCATCTTCAGCTTCTACTTCTCTCGGTAAAAACCTGCTGGGACCTTCTGCACATCCCATGCGCACCGGTGTCCCTCTGCCTGTCGCCATGCAGGTTCCTTGTGAGTTTGTCCTTCGCTTTACTGATCTCTGCTGCCATAATTCTGTGTTTTTACAGCCAGCCCACCTACAACTACGGAGGAGAGCTCATTCTTGGAGGAGTTGACACTCAGCTCTACCAAGGGGAGATTGTATGGGCACCAGTGACTCAGGAGCTTTACTGGCAGATCGGAATTGATGAGTGAGTTGTGTTTGTACTGGATGGGTATGATCCACATGGGCATCTCAGGTAATGAGAGTGGTACAACTGTCCTCCAGATGATGCTGAGGTTGTTGCAGAAGGTATGGGCTTGAGGCAGGGGTTGGGCGAGGCACTTCAGAGCATCCCAGACACAGAGATCCAGCCAAGACAAGTTTAGTTGATGGTGGGTGCTTAAAGTGATattcttctccctctttgcCTTCTAGGTTTGCTATTGGACAGTCAGCGACCGGCTGGTGCAGCGAGGGCTGCCAGGCCATCGTGGACACCGGGACGTTCCTGCTGACGGTGCCCCAGGGCTACATGGGCAGCTTTGTCCAGGCCTTGGGTGCCCAGCAGACCAGCTATGGGGTAAGTGCAGAGGATGCTTTAGAGGGGTATGTGGAGCACTCGGGAGGATTGCAAGTGAGCCAGGAGCCATGGGCTTGACCAGAACCTGCAAAAGTCCCATGGCATCTAGAGAACATGGTGCTCTAGGTGTGTCAGGGAGGTGACGTGGCTCTGCCAGGGGATAAAGCGTGCGTTACCCACACAGAGTGGGGTAATGGGTAACCCCAGCACGATGGGTGCTGTTTGGGCCATAgcctcttttccctctctccgCAGTACGCTGTTGACTGCAGTCAGATCGAGAACATGCCCACCATCACCTTCGTCATCAACGGAGCTGCGCTCCcactctctccctctgcctACGTCATGAACGTATGTATTAGCTGAGCAACTTCATCCTGCTGAGTCCTTGAGGGCCAGGAATGGACCTGGTGCTTCTTGACAAGCAGCGAcgctctccctccctgcagcccagttGGTCCTGGAGCTCGTCTGAGCCTCTCACTCCTCATTATTCCCTCCTTACAGCAAAACGGCTACTGCACTCTTGGGATCGAGGAGACCTACCTGTCTTCCCAGAATGGGCAGCCTCTCTGGATCTTGGGTGATGTCTTCCTCAAGGAGTATTACACTGTCTTTGACATGGGCAACAACCGTATTGGCTTCGCTACATCAGCATAGAGGAGGGGAGCAATGAAACCCAGCCCCTGTCCTGGCCAAACACATCTTAGCCAGCATTGCTAGAGCACCACGGGGTTCTCATGGGTCTTTATGTTCCTTTACGTGCTTGCACAGCTCCCTGCCCCCCTGGGATCTCTGTGTAAGTGTGTTCTTACAGTCTCCTGTTATAAATAAACCCCAACATCGCAAATCGTCTCTGACCTTCTGTGTCTGTTGAGTGACGACTGAGCACAGACCGGTGGTTTGCTGGTCTCGGCTGCTCTTTCTCCAGCAAGGTTAGCGCTGTGATCAACTCTTGTGCAGATTTTTGTGGATTcagaaagatggggaaagggatggggaagcTGTCCCTGGGCTTCTTGGCTTccaaagtcatagaatcatagaatggtttgggttgaagggtcctcaaagcccatccagctccaccctctgccacaggcagggacacttcccactggctcaggggctccaagccccatccaacctggcctgaaacacctccagggatggagcagccaccactgctctgggcaacctgaagTCCATATGTTTATGTTTCTTGTGAAGGTGTAGGACACGCTGTCTGGGACCCAGTCTCAGCCTTTATCTACAGTGAATTATTAAGCTTGTGGGCAGCTCTGATGAACACAGCAGGTtctgagctgcagctcagctcaCAGCCAGGTGGATGCAGAGATGACAACAAGCAGTCCTTGCTTGTGCTGGTGCCTGGAGTAGCTTCTGTGGGCTGTCCAGCCCGGCATTCCCAAACCCTTGGGAATGG
This genomic interval carries:
- the PGC gene encoding gastricsin yields the protein MKWLILALVCLQLSEGLVRINLKKGKSIREKMREAGVLDDYLKKIKYDPAQKYRFGENYVVAEPITNHLDSSYFGEISIGTPPQNFLVLFDTGSSNLWVPSTYCQTAACSNHATFNPSASSTFNYNGQSYTLSYGSGALTVVLGYDTLTIQSISVTNQEFGLSENEPTQPFYYADFDGILGMGYPALAAGGTPTALQGMLQQNQLTQPIFSFYFSRQPTYNYGGELILGGVDTQLYQGEIVWAPVTQELYWQIGIDEFAIGQSATGWCSEGCQAIVDTGTFLLTVPQGYMGSFVQALGAQQTSYGYAVDCSQIENMPTITFVINGAALPLSPSAYVMNQNGYCTLGIEETYLSSQNGQPLWILGDVFLKEYYTVFDMGNNRIGFATSA